Proteins from a single region of Paenibacillus sp. BIHB 4019:
- a CDS encoding alpha/beta fold hydrolase — MEKHLVLRHEGLELAATLHYPTDEKKNDDCKRQAIIICHGFVGSRIGVDRLFVKAARALAAQGSYVLRFDYGGCGESNGDYGSLGFDSMVDQTRTALDYITSMECVDPRRIVLLGHSLGGAVSIMTAVKDRRVKRLLLWSPVAYPFNDIVRIVGRKGYDEAVQSGSVDYSGFTLKPVFFDSLLEHQPFQAATRFSGDVLLVHGTSDELIPVDYSFLYQKVFWTRSEGLCDKEIIFQASHTYSNRQHQEEAIRISSEWLEGLDKKQQEWHHWSI, encoded by the coding sequence ATGGAGAAGCATCTGGTATTGCGCCATGAAGGATTGGAGCTGGCAGCTACGCTGCATTATCCGACGGATGAGAAGAAGAACGACGACTGCAAACGGCAGGCGATCATTATTTGCCATGGTTTTGTTGGCAGCCGCATCGGTGTGGACCGCTTGTTTGTCAAAGCAGCCCGCGCCCTTGCAGCCCAAGGCTCGTATGTGCTCCGCTTCGATTATGGCGGCTGCGGCGAGAGCAATGGCGATTACGGCTCGCTTGGCTTCGACAGCATGGTCGATCAGACGCGCACAGCGCTTGACTACATCACGAGCATGGAATGCGTCGACCCGCGCCGGATTGTATTGCTTGGACATAGCCTAGGCGGAGCCGTCTCCATTATGACAGCCGTCAAGGATAGACGGGTCAAGCGCCTCCTTCTATGGTCGCCAGTTGCTTATCCCTTCAATGATATTGTCCGAATTGTCGGCAGAAAGGGCTATGATGAAGCGGTACAATCCGGCTCCGTTGATTATTCCGGTTTTACGCTGAAGCCCGTCTTCTTCGACTCTCTGCTTGAGCATCAGCCGTTCCAGGCGGCAACACGCTTCTCCGGCGACGTTCTGCTCGTTCATGGCACGAGTGATGAGCTAATACCGGTCGACTACAGCTTCCTTTATCAGAAGGTGTTCTGGACCCGCAGCGAGGGGCTGTGCGACAAGGAAATTATTTTTCAGGCGTCGCATACGTATTCCAACCGCCAGCATCAGGAGGAAGCGATTCGCATCAGCTCCGAATGGCTGGA
- a CDS encoding thioredoxin family protein: MSFTVQIGQQAPDFTLPATDGKSYSLQSFADADTLVVFFTCNHCPYVVGSDELTRKTAIKFKEKGVAFVGINANSIATKPHDSFEHMVERMKELEFPWTYLRDDTQEVAKAYGALRTPHFYVFDKDRKLVYTGRGVDQPKDSSKVTVYDLERALTEHTLGKEVSVPYTNPIGCNVKWDGQDEHWMPVEACDLV, translated from the coding sequence ATGTCTTTCACTGTTCAGATTGGTCAGCAAGCACCAGATTTTACGCTTCCGGCGACGGATGGCAAAAGCTATTCGCTGCAGAGTTTTGCCGATGCGGACACGCTGGTCGTATTTTTCACCTGTAATCATTGTCCTTATGTCGTTGGATCGGACGAGCTCACGCGCAAGACGGCCATCAAGTTTAAGGAAAAGGGCGTTGCTTTCGTGGGCATTAATGCGAACAGCATTGCTACAAAGCCGCATGATTCCTTCGAGCATATGGTGGAGCGAATGAAAGAGCTGGAGTTTCCATGGACGTATTTGCGCGATGACACGCAAGAGGTAGCCAAAGCTTATGGGGCGCTGCGTACGCCGCACTTTTATGTTTTTGATAAAGATCGCAAGCTGGTTTATACGGGCCGGGGAGTCGACCAGCCTAAAGATTCGAGCAAAGTAACGGTTTATGATTTGGAGCGTGCGCTTACCGAGCATACGCTGGGCAAGGAGGTGTCGGTGCCGTACACCAATCCGATTGGCTGCAACGTCAAATGGGATGGACAGGATGAGCACTGGATGCCGGTTGAAGCTTGCGATCTAGTATAA
- a CDS encoding HAMP domain-containing sensor histidine kinase, which yields MNSLKTRIVWSYLLLIALVVVVLGGLFATLITNYYYGSAQSSVKQRAVSALATHNRTMASLKMHDQADYMLQYMVEGDTRLQLLDVYGNVRMDSDGLVEDIHYNTLDVQAAMNGNTDIWQGNDPYYKERVTSITIPVWNDTHVVSLLRYSASISAVDDMVSQLLRMTAFVGLAVILLFLGLSLWLAQRIVRPIRELTRAARYMADGDWTRRATKRSNDEIGQLAETFNSMVVELNHREKLKNDFISSISHELRTPLTSIRGWSETLKEGDPADNEEMKLGLQIISHETLRLSGLVEDLLDFSKLSAGSMELHAELLDLNSPVKETAAQLGVRQDQTGVKLLVTLGKSPVMVYADANRLKQVIINLIDNAFKFTPAGGTIRVSISITPDENFALLTVADTGCGIEAEDIPHVTEKFYKANTGQGGSGLGLAICKEITELHAGEMKIDSERGAGTVITIKLPISHQDKPAT from the coding sequence ATGAACAGTCTCAAGACGAGAATCGTGTGGAGCTATTTGCTGCTGATTGCGCTCGTTGTCGTCGTGCTCGGCGGACTTTTTGCTACACTGATTACCAACTATTATTATGGCAGCGCACAAAGCTCGGTTAAGCAGCGGGCTGTGTCTGCCCTTGCCACGCATAACCGGACGATGGCTTCGCTGAAAATGCATGATCAAGCCGATTACATGCTGCAATATATGGTGGAGGGCGATACCCGGCTTCAACTGCTTGATGTGTACGGCAACGTGCGCATGGACTCCGACGGGCTGGTGGAAGATATACATTACAATACGTTGGACGTGCAGGCCGCGATGAACGGGAATACGGATATTTGGCAGGGCAATGATCCTTATTACAAGGAACGGGTCACGTCGATTACGATACCGGTCTGGAACGATACGCATGTCGTATCCCTGCTGCGTTATTCGGCTTCCATCAGCGCCGTGGACGATATGGTAAGCCAGCTGCTGCGCATGACGGCATTCGTAGGGCTGGCAGTTATTTTGCTGTTTCTGGGCTTAAGCCTGTGGCTGGCGCAGCGTATTGTGCGGCCTATTCGCGAGCTGACACGTGCGGCAAGATATATGGCCGATGGTGACTGGACGAGGCGGGCGACGAAGCGAAGCAATGATGAAATTGGACAGCTGGCGGAAACGTTCAATTCGATGGTCGTGGAGCTGAATCATCGGGAGAAGCTCAAAAATGATTTTATCTCCTCTATTTCCCACGAGCTGCGAACGCCGCTTACGTCGATTAGAGGCTGGAGCGAGACGCTGAAGGAAGGCGATCCGGCTGATAATGAGGAAATGAAGCTGGGGCTGCAAATTATTAGCCATGAAACGCTGCGCTTGTCGGGGCTTGTGGAGGATTTGCTCGATTTCTCCAAGCTGTCGGCAGGAAGCATGGAGCTTCATGCGGAGCTGCTGGATCTCAACAGCCCAGTGAAGGAGACGGCCGCCCAGCTTGGTGTCCGGCAGGATCAGACGGGCGTGAAGCTGCTCGTCACGTTAGGCAAATCGCCGGTGATGGTGTATGCGGATGCGAATCGCTTGAAGCAGGTTATTATTAATTTGATCGACAATGCGTTCAAGTTCACGCCAGCAGGCGGCACCATTCGCGTGTCGATCTCCATTACGCCTGACGAGAACTTTGCGCTGCTGACAGTTGCCGATACCGGCTGCGGCATCGAGGCTGAGGATATTCCCCATGTGACGGAGAAGTTTTATAAGGCGAACACGGGGCAGGGCGGAAGCGGGCTTGGGCTCGCAATCTGCAAGGAAATTACCGAGCTGCATGCCGGCGAGATGAAAATAGATAGCGAGCGTGGTGCTGGAACAGTAATCACGATCAAGCTGCCGATCAGCCATCAGGACAAACCAGCAACATAG
- a CDS encoding response regulator transcription factor, protein MRILLLEDEEAIRGFVRINLKRNEMEVTEAGDGETALALADSEGPFDIALLDVMLPTISGFEVCEQLRSKFPSMGIIMLTAKSQEEDKIHGLELGADDYVQKPFSPGELIARIKSLYRRMQPSAALLQAVASQELAAAAPVQEAMDDELTIGPFRLSVSARKLWKNDEEIILTPTEWTLVRLLMEREGKSVSRDDILSEVWGRYYVGDLKVVDVNIRRVRQKIEDNSSEPAFIETVWGFGYRWRRGSSG, encoded by the coding sequence ATGCGTATTTTGCTGCTGGAAGATGAAGAAGCGATTCGCGGCTTTGTCCGCATTAATCTCAAACGCAATGAGATGGAAGTGACGGAAGCAGGCGACGGTGAAACGGCGCTCGCTTTGGCTGATTCGGAGGGACCATTTGATATTGCGCTGCTTGATGTGATGCTGCCGACTATTAGCGGCTTTGAGGTATGCGAGCAGCTGCGCAGCAAATTTCCGAGCATGGGCATTATTATGCTGACCGCGAAGTCGCAGGAAGAGGATAAAATTCACGGGCTGGAGCTTGGCGCCGACGATTATGTGCAGAAGCCATTCAGCCCAGGAGAGCTGATTGCCCGCATCAAGTCGCTCTACCGCAGGATGCAGCCGAGTGCTGCGCTGCTTCAGGCGGTGGCTAGCCAAGAGCTGGCAGCGGCTGCTCCCGTGCAGGAGGCAATGGATGATGAGCTGACCATTGGGCCATTCCGCCTGTCGGTATCTGCGCGCAAGCTATGGAAAAACGATGAGGAAATTATTTTGACCCCGACCGAATGGACGCTGGTGCGGCTATTAATGGAGCGGGAAGGCAAAAGCGTCAGCCGCGATGATATTTTGAGCGAGGTTTGGGGCCGTTATTATGTGGGCGACCTTAAGGTCGTTGACGTAAACATTAGGCGGGTGCGCCAAAAAATTGAAGACAATTCCTCTGAGCCTGCTTTCATCGAAACAGTGTGGGGCTTTGGCTACCGCTGGAGAAGGGGCAGCAGCGGATGA
- a CDS encoding VCBS repeat-containing protein: protein MFISKISGALLAAALLCLLATGCRYTAAPADLLEKPTIASDKQALVQAVQKALPPHAQLALPMRDDNLGAVRLLDVDGDGIDEALVSFNNEYSSPELMLLRYRGNTWKPYYTIQQPLSMRMDWMKVSDYDKDGKLDLAVGWIGSYDGSNMVELYSLSQTPVRNEEGKLVLEPEDSLPYLYAEAGDLNGDGKLELAVVTGDWANQEVQLPNYKLTVYEWTKGKLHALQQLDLSNDVINYDRLLIGKISERHTGIVLEAAVGAHSMYTFMYVWEKGKLRPVALSEQGEYGNALVSGTPTQNEDINGDGIIELSRPKEPAGYPDLPYAGMLWVNEWLQWDGDKGFKSIKEEFTSNSYQISFTIPNQWKGRYTLRSPEVHREYGLVTFEYWNEKTGYKTEIGTLYAVPLTKWGSIQEEWKETDRSYNVVFNYAGLVYIFAQQLAPPGTMDISDRQLFYAMQLNKDQLPELLVPRPD from the coding sequence TTGTTTATATCCAAAATAAGCGGGGCGCTGCTTGCAGCCGCCTTGCTTTGTTTATTAGCAACAGGCTGCCGTTATACGGCGGCTCCTGCGGATTTGCTTGAAAAGCCTACTATCGCCTCGGACAAGCAGGCACTCGTTCAGGCTGTGCAGAAAGCTTTGCCGCCTCATGCGCAGCTTGCGCTTCCGATGCGGGATGACAACCTTGGCGCCGTGCGCCTGCTCGATGTAGATGGCGATGGCATAGACGAGGCGCTCGTTTCTTTTAACAATGAATACAGCTCTCCTGAGCTAATGCTGCTCCGCTACCGGGGCAACACCTGGAAGCCTTATTATACGATTCAGCAGCCTTTATCGATGCGCATGGACTGGATGAAAGTAAGCGATTATGACAAGGATGGCAAGCTCGATTTGGCCGTCGGCTGGATCGGCTCCTATGATGGCTCCAATATGGTCGAGCTGTATTCGCTTAGCCAAACGCCAGTGCGCAATGAGGAAGGCAAGCTTGTGCTTGAGCCGGAGGATTCCCTGCCTTATTTGTACGCGGAAGCAGGCGATCTGAACGGAGATGGAAAGCTGGAGCTGGCGGTCGTTACGGGGGATTGGGCGAATCAGGAAGTGCAGCTGCCGAACTATAAGCTGACGGTATATGAATGGACAAAGGGCAAGCTTCATGCGCTCCAGCAGCTCGATCTTAGCAATGATGTCATTAACTATGACCGGCTGCTGATTGGCAAAATTTCCGAGCGGCATACGGGTATCGTATTGGAAGCTGCGGTAGGCGCCCATTCGATGTATACGTTTATGTATGTATGGGAAAAAGGCAAGCTGCGGCCTGTTGCGTTATCCGAGCAGGGCGAATATGGAAATGCGCTCGTGTCGGGAACGCCGACGCAAAATGAAGATATTAACGGTGATGGCATTATCGAGCTATCGCGGCCTAAAGAGCCAGCAGGCTATCCGGATCTCCCTTATGCCGGCATGCTGTGGGTGAACGAGTGGCTGCAATGGGATGGAGACAAGGGCTTCAAGTCGATCAAGGAAGAGTTTACGAGTAACAGCTACCAAATCAGCTTTACGATTCCGAATCAGTGGAAGGGCCGCTATACGCTGAGAAGCCCGGAAGTCCACCGGGAATATGGGCTCGTCACCTTTGAATATTGGAATGAAAAAACCGGCTACAAGACCGAGATTGGCACATTATATGCGGTTCCATTAACGAAATGGGGCAGCATCCAGGAAGAGTGGAAGGAGACAGACCGCTCTTACAATGTCGTGTTCAATTATGCGGGCTTGGTGTACATTTTTGCACAGCAGCTTGCTCCGCCAGGAACGATGGATATCAGTGATCGCCAGCTGTTTTATGCGATGCAGCTGAACAAGGATCAACTGCCGGAATTGCTGGTACCGAGGCCGGACTAA
- a CDS encoding polysaccharide deacetylase family protein, translating to MKYNTRTRVSSMKTRKRTKRKLAIASFLLVALALWLGGCGNKASSSLEVLMPGKEGSANIQQGTSSEDTIHINHPTLSEGTSSGTDTASHPVSTDDSHSPQKGTDAVSGTSNGSGTSGTTSSTGGKTQGEGSKPGKSVTSSTYTTKPSSSPTPTSKPSPTPTPSASPQGEKETSKPDKEQKLVALTFDDGPDNRYTPAILDILKKKGIKATFFVVGVQVKKDPEVLQRIVDEGHTIGNHTTHHKDLTKLTKNQIWDEITTTDKLIKDVVGFTPNLVRAPYGAVNSTVKQLMKDKGRELVSWNVDTRDWAGTSVAVMKKNISEHTKPGGIILMHSFGGKGIKNTVDMLPDVIDSLQKKGYTFVTIDEMP from the coding sequence ATGAAGTATAACACACGAACTAGAGTAAGCAGCATGAAGACGCGCAAGAGAACAAAACGAAAACTAGCAATTGCAAGCTTTCTGCTTGTAGCACTAGCCTTATGGCTTGGCGGCTGCGGGAATAAGGCTTCATCGAGCCTGGAGGTTCTTATGCCTGGCAAAGAGGGCAGCGCAAACATCCAGCAGGGCACTTCATCCGAGGATACTATCCATATTAACCATCCGACGTTGTCGGAAGGAACAAGCAGCGGTACAGACACGGCAAGCCATCCGGTGAGCACTGATGATTCCCATTCCCCTCAGAAAGGAACGGACGCTGTATCCGGTACTTCGAATGGTTCCGGTACATCAGGCACAACCAGTAGCACTGGCGGAAAAACGCAAGGAGAAGGTTCCAAACCGGGAAAAAGCGTAACGTCCAGTACATATACAACTAAGCCTTCAAGCTCGCCTACGCCAACGAGCAAGCCGTCTCCTACGCCAACGCCTTCGGCGTCTCCGCAAGGAGAGAAGGAAACAAGCAAGCCGGATAAGGAGCAGAAGCTTGTCGCCTTAACCTTTGATGATGGGCCAGATAACCGTTATACACCAGCGATTTTGGATATCCTGAAAAAGAAGGGCATTAAAGCAACTTTCTTCGTAGTCGGCGTTCAAGTGAAGAAGGACCCCGAGGTGCTTCAGCGCATAGTGGACGAAGGCCATACGATTGGCAATCATACGACTCATCATAAAGATTTGACGAAGCTGACCAAGAATCAAATATGGGATGAAATCACCACGACGGATAAGCTGATCAAAGATGTAGTCGGCTTTACTCCAAATTTGGTGCGCGCCCCGTATGGAGCTGTGAATAGCACCGTTAAGCAGCTAATGAAGGATAAAGGAAGAGAATTGGTAAGCTGGAATGTAGATACCCGTGACTGGGCGGGAACGTCTGTAGCTGTGATGAAGAAGAACATTAGCGAGCATACGAAGCCGGGTGGTATAATACTGATGCATTCTTTTGGAGGCAAAGGGATTAAAAACACGGTAGACATGCTGCCAGACGTCATTGATAGCTTGCAGAAGAAAGGCTATACGTTTGTTACGATTGACGAAATGCCTTAA
- the purD gene encoding phosphoribosylamine--glycine ligase: MRILVVGGGGREHAVVWALKKSEKVQHIYCAPGNAGIAQLAECVPLAVNQFDELVEFAKDAAVDLVFIGPDDPLADGIVDAFEAHQIPVYGPNKAAAEIEGSKIFMKNLLKKYNIPTAKYETFTEYEAASAYLQTQQTPIVIKADGLAAGKGVTVAFTMEEAQQALKEAMLDKVFGDAGNQIVIEEFLEGQEMSILAFVDGETVRAMVPAQDHKPIFDGDKGPNTGGMGTYTPLPHIDQAIIDESIANIIIPTAKAMVSEGRPFRGVLFAGLMITKDGPKTIEFNARMGDPETQVVLPRLETDLVDIVLASLNGRLEQLDITWSDEAAVCVIMASEGYPASYPKGRVIEGLAKAEAQGALVFHAGTAEKDGQFVTSGGRVLGVVGRGRDIAEARARAYDAVGVIHFEGMQSRSDIAAKALV, translated from the coding sequence GCAATGCGGGCATTGCGCAGCTCGCGGAATGCGTGCCGCTGGCTGTCAATCAATTTGACGAGCTGGTAGAGTTCGCGAAGGATGCGGCTGTTGATCTCGTATTCATCGGCCCGGATGATCCGCTCGCGGACGGCATCGTCGATGCGTTCGAAGCGCATCAAATTCCGGTATACGGACCGAATAAAGCGGCGGCGGAAATTGAAGGCAGCAAAATTTTCATGAAAAATTTGCTTAAGAAATACAATATTCCGACAGCTAAATATGAGACGTTCACCGAATATGAAGCGGCTTCCGCTTATTTGCAGACACAGCAGACGCCAATTGTCATTAAGGCGGATGGGCTTGCAGCAGGCAAGGGCGTAACCGTGGCATTCACGATGGAAGAAGCGCAGCAGGCGCTGAAAGAAGCGATGCTGGACAAAGTGTTTGGCGATGCGGGCAACCAAATCGTGATCGAGGAGTTTTTGGAAGGACAGGAAATGTCCATCCTTGCGTTTGTAGACGGCGAGACGGTGCGGGCGATGGTGCCGGCACAGGACCACAAGCCGATTTTCGACGGCGATAAAGGCCCGAATACGGGCGGTATGGGCACCTATACGCCGCTTCCGCATATTGATCAGGCGATTATCGACGAGTCGATTGCAAACATTATTATTCCAACGGCGAAAGCGATGGTCAGCGAAGGCCGCCCGTTCCGCGGCGTATTGTTCGCCGGACTGATGATTACGAAGGATGGCCCGAAAACGATTGAGTTTAATGCACGCATGGGCGATCCGGAAACACAGGTTGTGCTTCCGCGTCTGGAAACCGATCTTGTCGACATCGTACTTGCTTCGCTAAACGGCAGATTGGAGCAGCTTGATATTACGTGGAGCGATGAAGCAGCGGTCTGCGTCATTATGGCTTCCGAAGGCTATCCGGCTTCGTATCCGAAAGGCCGCGTCATTGAAGGGCTGGCGAAAGCCGAAGCGCAAGGCGCGCTTGTGTTCCATGCTGGAACAGCTGAGAAGGACGGCCAGTTCGTAACGAGTGGCGGACGCGTGCTAGGCGTTGTCGGCCGCGGCCGTGACATCGCAGAAGCGCGTGCTCGTGCTTATGATGCGGTGGGCGTTATTCATTTCGAAGGCATGCAGAGCCGTTCGGATATTGCGGCGAAAGCGCTGGTTTAA